In a single window of the Candidatus Poribacteria bacterium genome:
- the pyrB gene encoding aspartate carbamoyltransferase produces MPNPADRTARKIKKRQMRHLITLDDLSNFEIEQIFRLAAGMQSQLETWAGICRSKLLATLFYEPSTRTRLSFESAMERLNGGTLGFADPQATSATKGETLADTARMVTNYADLIVVRHNWAGAARVIAQHAHIPVINGGDGSHTHPTQALADLYTIIQRKSQIEGLTVGICGDLQFGRAAHSFALAVARFGGNLVHIAPKPLQMPPWVLAQLEQCHRQIPLEVESITEVIDRLDVIYVNRLQEERLPPNMDAAAVRGSYLLNAAVMKHAKPDAMIMHPLPRVNELAYELDDDPRAAYFEQSANAVPVRMALIASLVGLEQLILTQPPERDIAPSTHTCENTNCVTNYETYLTPERETFKGDVKLNACAYCGNLLS; encoded by the coding sequence ATGCCAAACCCCGCTGACCGAACCGCAAGGAAAATTAAAAAAAGGCAAATGAGGCATCTGATAACACTCGACGATTTGTCGAATTTTGAGATCGAACAAATCTTTCGACTCGCCGCAGGCATGCAGTCGCAACTGGAGACATGGGCAGGCATCTGCCGAAGTAAACTGCTGGCAACTCTTTTTTATGAACCCAGTACGCGGACCCGGCTTTCGTTTGAAAGTGCGATGGAACGGCTTAACGGTGGCACACTCGGCTTCGCCGATCCACAAGCAACCTCCGCTACCAAAGGAGAGACACTTGCCGATACCGCACGGATGGTAACAAACTATGCCGATCTCATTGTCGTTCGGCACAACTGGGCAGGTGCAGCGCGCGTCATTGCACAGCACGCACACATCCCAGTCATCAACGGCGGTGACGGGAGCCATACACACCCAACACAGGCACTCGCGGACCTGTATACCATTATACAGCGAAAATCACAGATAGAGGGGTTAACTGTCGGTATTTGCGGAGATCTTCAGTTTGGACGGGCGGCACACTCTTTCGCACTTGCAGTCGCACGATTTGGTGGGAATCTGGTTCACATCGCGCCGAAACCCTTACAAATGCCGCCGTGGGTGCTCGCACAACTGGAACAGTGCCATAGGCAGATACCGCTTGAGGTAGAAAGTATTACAGAGGTGATTGATAGGCTGGATGTCATCTACGTCAATAGACTTCAGGAGGAACGGCTTCCACCGAATATGGATGCGGCAGCCGTCCGGGGCAGCTACCTGTTGAACGCAGCCGTTATGAAGCATGCCAAACCCGATGCGATGATTATGCATCCACTCCCGCGTGTCAATGAACTCGCCTACGAGTTAGATGACGATCCGCGTGCGGCGTATTTCGAGCAATCCGCGAACGCAGTCCCGGTGCGGATGGCACTGATTGCCAGCCTTGTGGGACTGGAGCAGCTTATCTTGACACAACCGCCAGAGCGAGACATCGCTCCTTCTACACATACTTGTGAAAACACAAACTGTGTTACGAATTACGAAACCTACCTAACGCCTGAACGTGAAACGTTTAAGGGGGATGTCAAGTTGAACGCTTGCGCGTATTGCGGAAATTTACTTTCATAA